The Nocardioides panzhihuensis genome has a segment encoding these proteins:
- the icmF gene encoding fused isobutyryl-CoA mutase/GTPase IcmF — protein sequence MSDLHIPQNHVRIVTASSLFDGHDAAINIMRRILQAQGCEVIHLGHNRSVTEIADAAVQEDAHCVAVSSYQGGHVEFFEYLVTALKDRGAGHIKVVGGGGGVIVPYEIERLANSGVKIFSPEDGQRLGLPGMINTVVRDIDRDLWPTFNVTPDGVIAGYGLAIGRMITGAEQGRLPEDFLARLRAADQAVVLGVTGTGGSGKSSLTDELVRRLRIDQEDKIRIGVLAIDPTRRRGGGALLGDRIRMNSLAAISDGGSTTYYRSLATRGSHEVPEHFTDVLAVMKAAVDLVIVETPGIGQGDTGISDFVDVSLYVMTPEFGAASQLEKIDMLDFADVVAINKFERRGAKDALRDVSRQLVRNREAFTSSPDDMPVFGTSAAAFDDDGVTALYQHLRGLLSDAGLAVGEGVLPRVSTRHSTGLHPIIPEKRVRYLADIAGDVRDYHARTVELVAAARKEQAYEIVAEDHPELEAPASDLPDDLREQLSSWEQTKETYAADEGGRTSLSGNYIPRVATPRYTDRGELTRFLRNENLPGVFPFTAGVFPYKRANEDPARMFAGEGDPFRTNRRFKLLSEGQPATRLSTAFDSVTLYGRDPDVRPDIYGKVGTSGVSVATLDDMKALYDGFDLLAPTTSVSMTINGPAPTILAFFLNTVIDQARERGVDPAKALQTVRGTVQADILKEDQGQNTCLFSTEFSLRCMADIQEWFIENGVRNFYSVSISGYHIAEAGANPISQLAFTLANGFTYVESYLARGMDIDDFAPNLSFFFSNGMDPEYSVIGRVARRIWAVAMRDRYGASERSQKLKYHIQTSGRSLHAQEMDFNDIRTTLQALIAIYDNAQSLHTNAFDEAVTTPSEESVRRALAIQLIINREWGMAFNENPLQGSYIIDQLTDLVEEAVLKEFDRISERGGVLGAMETGYQRGKIQDESMLYEHRKHDGTLPIVGVNTFVRDTNGEPAGPVELARATESEKKSQLDRVHAFQAAHANEAEAAIARLKQAATSEENVFAALMDAARVCSLGQVTEAFFEVGGQYRRNV from the coding sequence ATGTCCGACCTCCACATCCCCCAGAACCACGTTCGGATCGTGACCGCGAGCAGCCTCTTCGACGGTCACGACGCGGCGATCAACATCATGCGCCGGATCCTCCAGGCCCAGGGGTGCGAGGTGATCCACCTCGGCCACAACCGCTCGGTGACCGAGATCGCCGACGCGGCCGTCCAGGAGGACGCCCACTGTGTCGCGGTCTCCTCCTACCAGGGCGGCCACGTGGAGTTCTTCGAGTATCTGGTCACCGCGCTCAAGGACCGGGGCGCCGGTCACATCAAGGTCGTGGGCGGTGGCGGCGGCGTCATCGTGCCCTACGAGATCGAGCGGCTCGCCAACTCCGGCGTCAAGATCTTCTCCCCCGAGGACGGCCAGCGCTTGGGGCTCCCGGGGATGATCAACACGGTCGTGCGCGACATCGACCGCGACCTGTGGCCCACCTTCAACGTCACCCCCGACGGCGTGATCGCGGGCTACGGGCTCGCCATCGGCCGCATGATCACCGGCGCCGAGCAGGGTCGGTTGCCCGAAGACTTCCTGGCGCGCCTGCGGGCGGCAGACCAGGCGGTCGTGCTCGGCGTCACCGGCACCGGCGGCTCCGGAAAGTCCTCTCTCACCGACGAGCTGGTCCGACGCCTGCGCATCGACCAGGAGGACAAGATCCGCATCGGCGTGCTCGCCATCGACCCGACCCGCAGGCGCGGTGGCGGCGCGCTGCTGGGCGACCGAATCCGGATGAACTCGCTCGCCGCCATCAGCGACGGCGGCTCGACGACGTACTACCGGTCCCTGGCTACCCGCGGCAGCCACGAGGTGCCCGAGCACTTCACCGACGTGCTCGCCGTGATGAAGGCGGCCGTGGACCTCGTCATCGTCGAGACGCCGGGCATCGGCCAGGGCGACACCGGGATCAGCGACTTCGTCGACGTCTCGCTCTACGTGATGACGCCCGAGTTCGGCGCCGCCTCGCAGCTGGAGAAGATCGACATGCTCGACTTCGCCGACGTCGTGGCGATCAACAAGTTCGAGCGGCGTGGAGCCAAGGATGCGCTGCGTGACGTCTCCCGGCAGCTCGTCCGCAACCGGGAGGCGTTCACCTCCTCCCCCGACGACATGCCGGTCTTCGGCACCTCGGCCGCCGCCTTCGACGACGACGGCGTCACCGCGCTCTACCAGCACCTGCGCGGGCTGCTCTCCGACGCGGGGCTCGCGGTCGGCGAGGGCGTCCTCCCCCGCGTCTCGACCCGGCACTCGACCGGCCTCCACCCGATCATCCCCGAGAAGCGGGTGCGCTACCTGGCCGACATCGCCGGCGACGTACGCGACTACCACGCCCGCACCGTGGAGCTCGTGGCCGCGGCGCGGAAGGAGCAGGCCTACGAGATCGTGGCCGAGGACCACCCCGAGCTCGAGGCTCCCGCCTCCGACCTCCCCGACGACCTGCGCGAGCAGCTCTCGTCGTGGGAGCAGACCAAGGAGACGTACGCCGCCGACGAGGGTGGCCGGACGTCGCTGTCGGGCAACTACATCCCGCGGGTGGCGACCCCCCGCTACACCGACCGCGGCGAGCTGACCCGGTTCCTGCGCAACGAGAATCTCCCCGGGGTCTTCCCGTTCACCGCGGGCGTCTTCCCCTACAAGCGGGCCAACGAGGACCCGGCACGGATGTTCGCCGGCGAGGGTGACCCGTTCCGCACCAACCGCCGCTTCAAGCTGCTCTCCGAGGGCCAGCCGGCGACCCGGCTGAGCACCGCGTTCGACTCGGTGACGCTCTACGGCCGCGACCCCGACGTACGCCCCGACATCTACGGCAAGGTCGGCACCTCCGGTGTCTCGGTGGCCACGCTCGACGACATGAAGGCGCTCTACGACGGCTTCGACCTGCTGGCCCCGACGACCTCGGTGTCGATGACGATCAACGGCCCCGCTCCGACGATCCTGGCGTTCTTCCTCAACACCGTGATCGACCAGGCACGCGAGCGTGGCGTGGACCCGGCGAAGGCGCTGCAGACGGTACGCGGCACGGTGCAGGCCGACATCCTCAAGGAGGACCAGGGCCAGAACACCTGCCTGTTCTCCACGGAGTTCTCGCTGCGCTGCATGGCCGACATCCAGGAGTGGTTCATCGAGAACGGCGTACGCAACTTCTACTCCGTCTCGATCTCCGGCTATCACATCGCCGAGGCCGGGGCGAACCCCATCTCCCAGCTCGCCTTCACGCTGGCCAACGGCTTCACCTACGTCGAGTCCTACCTGGCCCGCGGGATGGACATCGACGACTTCGCGCCCAACCTGTCCTTCTTCTTCTCCAACGGGATGGACCCGGAGTACTCGGTCATCGGGCGAGTCGCCCGGCGCATCTGGGCGGTCGCGATGCGGGACCGCTACGGCGCCTCGGAGCGCTCGCAGAAGCTGAAGTACCACATCCAGACCTCGGGCCGGTCCCTGCACGCGCAGGAGATGGACTTCAACGACATCCGCACCACCCTGCAGGCGCTGATCGCGATCTACGACAACGCCCAGTCGCTGCACACCAACGCCTTCGACGAGGCCGTCACGACCCCGTCCGAGGAGTCGGTGCGGCGCGCGCTCGCGATCCAGCTGATCATCAACCGCGAGTGGGGCATGGCGTTCAACGAGAACCCGCTCCAGGGCTCCTACATCATCGACCAGCTCACCGACCTCGTCGAGGAGGCCGTGCTCAAGGAGTTCGACCGGATCTCGGAGCGTGGCGGCGTGCTCGGCGCGATGGAGACCGGCTACCAGCGCGGCAAGATCCAGGACGAGTCGATGCTCTACGAGCACCGCAAGCACGACGGCACGCTGCCGATCGTCGGGGTGAACACGTTCGTCCGGGACACGAACGGCGAGCCGGCCGGCCCCGTCGAGCTCGCCCGGGCGACCGAGTCGGAGAAGAAGTCGCAGCTCGACCGCGTCCACGCCTTCCAGGCTGCCCACGCCAACGAGGCCGAGGCAGCCATCGCCCGCCTCAAGCAGGCCGCCACCTCCGAGGAGAACGTCTTCGCCGCGCTCATGGACGCTGCTCGGGTCTGCTCGCTCGGGCAGGTCACCGAGGCGTTCTTCGAGGTCGGCGGGCAGTACCGCAGGAACGTATGA
- a CDS encoding helical backbone metal receptor: MDDLGTPYDGPRPATRVVSLVPSLTEALVSVAADRVVGATDWCTHPADLDVPRVRGTKNPDLAAIATLAPDVVVANKEENRELDVRRLRERGVRVWVTDIETVPDAIGAMERLLDGLGWDRPDWLVEARRLWCGPLPRVTRRVAVPIWRDPWMVVGSRTFTGDLLRRLGWENVFDTTALNPSEDRYPHVELTEIDGAGADVVLLPDEPYVFTAEDGPEAFTHTPTELVSGRLITWYGPSLVEAHLLHRSV, from the coding sequence ATGGACGACCTAGGCACTCCGTACGACGGCCCGCGCCCCGCGACGCGGGTGGTCTCGCTCGTCCCGTCGCTGACGGAAGCCCTCGTCTCGGTCGCGGCGGACCGGGTCGTCGGCGCCACGGACTGGTGCACGCATCCGGCGGACCTCGACGTTCCTCGCGTACGCGGGACCAAGAACCCCGATCTGGCCGCGATCGCGACGCTGGCGCCGGACGTCGTGGTGGCCAACAAGGAGGAGAACCGGGAGCTCGACGTGCGCCGGCTGCGAGAGCGGGGCGTACGGGTCTGGGTCACGGACATCGAGACGGTCCCGGACGCCATCGGCGCGATGGAGCGGCTCCTCGACGGGCTCGGCTGGGACCGCCCGGACTGGCTCGTGGAGGCCCGCCGGCTCTGGTGCGGGCCGCTCCCCCGGGTCACCCGGCGGGTCGCGGTGCCGATCTGGCGCGACCCGTGGATGGTGGTCGGCTCACGGACCTTCACCGGCGACCTGCTGCGGCGCCTGGGCTGGGAGAACGTCTTCGACACCACCGCGCTCAACCCGTCCGAGGACCGCTATCCGCACGTCGAGCTGACCGAGATCGACGGAGCCGGAGCGGACGTCGTGCTGCTGCCCGACGAGCCGTACGTCTTCACGGCCGAGGACGGCCCGGAGGCCTTCACCCACACCCCGACCGAGCTGGTCAGCGGCCGGCTGATCACCTGGTACGGCCCGAGCCTCGTCGAGGCTCACCTGCTCCATCGCTCGGTCTGA